In one window of Gopherus evgoodei ecotype Sinaloan lineage chromosome 9, rGopEvg1_v1.p, whole genome shotgun sequence DNA:
- the CLDN16 gene encoding claudin-16, which yields MRYLLQYVACFFAFFSAGFLIAATWTDCWMVNADDSLEVSTKCRGLWWECVTNVFDGIQTCDEYDSIFAEHPLKLVLTRAMMITADILAGFGFAFLLLGLDCVKFLMDEPTIKLRICLVSGVTLLIAGFPGLIGSVWYALEVYVERSSLILHNVFLGIQYKFGWSCWLGMAGSLGCFLSGAVLTCCMYLFQDVGSGRFYSPSSLRKMYSPAGTTVANTYYPSSQTATAKMYAMDTRV from the exons ATGAGATACCTTCTCCAATATGTCGCGTGTTTCTTCGCCTTCTTCTCTGCTGGGTTTTTGATAGCAGCCACCTGGACAGACTGCTGGATGGTGAACGCTGACGATTCCCTGGAG GTGAGCACGAAGTGCCGTGGCCTGTGGTGGGAATGCGTCACCAACGTGTTCGATGGGATTCAAACCTGTGACGAGTATGACTCCATATTTGCTGAGCACCCCT TGAAgttggtgctgaccagagccatgaTGATCACAGCAGACATCCTGGCGGGGTTTGGATTCGCTTTCCTGCTCCTGGGACTTGACTGTGTCAAATTCCTCATGGATGAGCCCACCATCAAGCTGCGCATCTGTCTCGTGTCTGGAGTTACATTGCTCATAGCAG gCTTCCCAGGCCTTATTGGCTCGGTATGGTATGCCCTTGAGGTGTACGTGGAGCGCTCCTCCCTGATTTTGCACAATGTGTTTCTTGGCATCCAGTATAAGTTTGGCTGGTCTTGTTGGCTCGGAATGGCTgggtccctgggctgcttcttatCTGGGGCTGTGCTCACCTGCTGCATGTATCTCTTCCAAG ATGTTGGCTCTGGGAGGTTCTATTCCCCCAGTTCCTTGAGGAAGATGTATTCCCCAGCTGGAACGACTGTGGCAAACACATACTATCCATCGTCTCAGACAGCGACTGCCAAAATGTACGCAATGGACACCAGAGTGTGA